A genomic window from Pyxicephalus adspersus chromosome 2, UCB_Pads_2.0, whole genome shotgun sequence includes:
- the TSC22D4 gene encoding TSC22 domain family protein 4 produces the protein MSLGKKRSGFQITSVTTDYQPSSPLSPISPNPPERSPSPTPPNGPRSPPTSRFRLVRLDQAALGGGRKYQKGRWTCVDFYHLEVGAQHRAGAGHSLDSGLPRAAPVIPPLLLSPGAGTKGQQAPRSQGAPILTGVTERETNELSPLPQPASPIVTVGDNRPSRPKSDVFNERLLLAQTVFRMGEGTDQDSASNCSGAIDNKIEQAMDLVKTHLLFAVREEVEALKDQIKDLTERNSLLEHENNLLRTLATPQQLSELHARIAASRKGV, from the exons ATGAGCCTCGGAAAGAAACGTAGTGGCTTTCAGATTACCAGCGTCACCACCGACTACCAGCCATCTTCACCACTGTCACCAATCTCCCCAAACCCCCCAGAACGCTCTCCATCCCCGACACCTCCAAATGGTCCCCGCTCACCCCCTACTTCCCGCTTCCGCCTAGTTCGTCTAGACCAAGCTGCTCTTGGTGGAGGTCGAAAGTACCAGAAGGGGCGATGGACTTGCGTGGACTTTTACCACCTAGAGGTGGGGGCCCAGCACAGAGCAGGGGCTGGACATTCTTTGGACTCTGGACTCCCTCGAGCTGCACCAGTCATACCACCCTTACTGCTTTCACCAGGGGCAGGGACAAAAGGTCAGCAGGCTCCTAGGTCTCAAGGAGCCCCAATACTCACCGGAGTGACGGAAAGGGAGACGAATGAG cTCTCACCACTGCCACAGCCAGCGTCACCTATCGTCACGGTAGGTGACAACCGTCCAAGCCGCCCAAAGTCCGATGTCTTCAACGAGAGACTTCTGCTGGCTCAGACTGTGTTCCGGATGGGAGAGGGAACCGATCAAGACAG TGCATCCAACTGTAGCGGAGCCATTGACAACAAGATCGAACAAGCCATG GACCTGGTGAAAACTCATCTCCTCTTTGCTGTACGAGAGGAAGTTGAGGCATTAAAGGATCAAATTAAAGACCTTACAGAACGGAACAGTCTCTTGGAACATGAAAATAACCTATTGAGGACGCTCGCTACTCCCCAGCAGCTGTCTGAACTACACGCCCGGATTGCGGCTTCCAGGAAAGGAGTGTGA